The following proteins come from a genomic window of Nostoc sp. TCL26-01:
- the thrS gene encoding threonine--tRNA ligase, whose amino-acid sequence MVQQPMSPNQDSNQPEQPVKMYLPRTSESETLKKIRHTASHVMAMAVQKLFPKAQVTIGPWIENGFYYDFDNPEPFSDKDLKAIQKEMVKIINRKLPVVREEVSREEAERRIQEIKEPYKLEILADIKQEPITIYHLGNEWWDLCAGPHVENTSEINPKAIDLESVAGAYWRGDETKAQLQRIYATAWETPEQLAEYKRRKEEALRRDHRKLGKELGLFIFAEQVGPGLPLWTPKGTLLRSILEDFLKQEQIKRGYQQVVTPHIGRVDLFKTSGHWQKYKDDLFPMMAEDEVAAAQEQGFVLKAMNCPFHIQIYKSELRSYRELPMRLAEFGTVYRYEQSGELGGLTRVRGFTQDDAHIFVTPEQLDSEFLKVVDLILSVIKTLQLGSFKARLSFRDPASDKYIGSDEAWNQAENAIRRAVETLGMEHFEGIGEAAFYGPKLDFIVSDALEREWQLGTVQVDYNLPERFDLEYVAEDGSRKRPVMIHRAPFGSLERLIGILIEEYAGDFPLWLAPVQIRLLPVGELQLDFTKEVATKMQALGIRAEVDVSGDRLGKLIRNAEKDKIPVMAVVGAKEVETNSLSVRTRASGELGAISVDEVVDKLKGAIANYSNF is encoded by the coding sequence ATGGTTCAGCAGCCGATGTCGCCTAATCAAGACTCCAATCAGCCAGAACAACCTGTAAAAATGTATTTACCGCGTACCAGCGAATCAGAAACATTAAAAAAGATTCGTCACACCGCCTCTCATGTGATGGCCATGGCAGTACAAAAGCTGTTTCCCAAGGCACAAGTGACAATTGGCCCTTGGATTGAAAATGGATTTTATTATGACTTTGATAATCCAGAGCCATTTAGTGATAAGGATCTCAAAGCCATCCAGAAAGAGATGGTGAAGATTATTAACCGCAAATTGCCTGTAGTTCGAGAAGAAGTGAGTCGGGAAGAAGCGGAACGCCGCATCCAAGAAATCAAGGAACCTTATAAATTAGAAATCCTGGCGGACATTAAACAGGAACCAATCACCATCTATCATTTGGGGAACGAGTGGTGGGATTTGTGCGCGGGGCCTCATGTAGAAAATACCAGTGAAATCAACCCAAAAGCTATTGACTTAGAAAGTGTGGCGGGTGCTTATTGGCGTGGAGATGAAACTAAAGCGCAACTGCAACGGATTTATGCTACTGCTTGGGAAACTCCCGAACAACTAGCTGAGTATAAACGGCGGAAAGAGGAAGCACTCAGACGTGATCACCGGAAACTTGGTAAAGAATTAGGATTATTTATCTTTGCCGAGCAAGTGGGGCCTGGTTTACCTTTGTGGACTCCTAAAGGGACTTTGTTGCGGAGTATTTTAGAAGACTTTCTCAAACAAGAACAAATTAAACGTGGCTATCAGCAGGTTGTCACACCGCACATTGGCAGAGTGGATTTATTTAAAACCTCTGGACACTGGCAGAAATATAAAGATGATTTGTTTCCGATGATGGCAGAGGATGAAGTAGCCGCAGCACAAGAACAAGGATTTGTTCTTAAAGCGATGAATTGTCCCTTCCACATCCAAATATATAAGAGTGAGTTACGTTCTTACCGGGAACTACCAATGCGTTTGGCAGAGTTTGGCACTGTTTACCGTTACGAACAATCAGGAGAATTAGGCGGTTTAACGAGAGTGCGTGGTTTTACTCAAGATGATGCGCATATTTTTGTCACTCCAGAACAGTTGGATAGTGAATTTCTCAAAGTTGTGGATTTGATCTTGTCAGTGATTAAGACTCTACAATTGGGGAGTTTTAAAGCACGGCTGAGTTTCCGAGATCCAGCTAGCGATAAATACATTGGTTCGGATGAAGCTTGGAACCAAGCGGAAAATGCCATCCGTCGAGCTGTAGAAACCTTAGGAATGGAACATTTTGAAGGTATTGGGGAAGCTGCATTTTATGGGCCGAAACTCGATTTTATCGTTAGCGATGCTCTAGAGCGAGAATGGCAGTTGGGAACTGTACAAGTAGATTACAACTTGCCAGAACGCTTTGATTTAGAATATGTGGCTGAAGATGGTTCCCGTAAACGTCCAGTGATGATTCACCGTGCGCCTTTTGGTTCTTTGGAACGGTTGATTGGGATTTTAATCGAAGAGTATGCAGGTGATTTCCCCTTGTGGTTAGCGCCAGTGCAAATCAGGTTGTTGCCTGTGGGTGAACTGCAACTAGATTTTACTAAAGAAGTGGCAACAAAGATGCAAGCTTTAGGGATTCGTGCTGAAGTTGATGTCAGTGGCGATCGCTTAGGTAAACTCATCCGCAACGCCGAAAAGGATAAAATACCTGTAATGGCAGTTGTCGGAGCGAAGGAAGTCGAAACTAATTCCTTGAGTGTCCGTACCCGTGCATCTGGGGAATTAGGCGCTATATCTGTAGATGAAGTGGTGGATAAATTAAAGGGAGCGATCGCTAACTATAGCAACTTCTAG
- a CDS encoding type II toxin-antitoxin system PemK/MazF family toxin, which yields MNPKLGEVWLADLGLAAKTRPVIIVSRYDPNPPRALVLYIPVTTQNRGSAYEIELPTLAFLRQGSVANVQGIGSIPSMRLERKLGELSEETILKIKQALRFALDLADDIQEDETSTRYDV from the coding sequence ATGAATCCGAAACTTGGTGAAGTTTGGTTGGCAGATTTGGGGCTTGCAGCCAAAACACGCCCTGTCATCATTGTGTCTCGCTATGATCCAAATCCACCAAGAGCTTTGGTTCTCTATATACCTGTAACGACACAAAATCGAGGAAGCGCATACGAGATTGAGCTACCCACCTTAGCATTTTTGCGGCAAGGCTCTGTTGCGAATGTGCAAGGTATAGGTTCCATCCCATCTATGAGACTGGAGCGTAAACTTGGGGAACTTTCCGAGGAAACAATCCTCAAAATCAAACAAGCTTTGAGATTTGCTCTAGATTTAGCAGATGATATCCAGGAGGATGAAACCTCAACTAGATATGATGTGTAG